A genome region from Sphingobium sp. CR2-8 includes the following:
- a CDS encoding peptidylprolyl isomerase — MRFTCALKTVAIGFALTASGVAFAQGGGGKADEMKKAEAAVRAQDNAKSLGTDLTPKLPPATVPADPQNIWDLDLSSGGRVRIQLRPDIAPTHVERIKELTRQGFYNGLKFHRVIPGFMAQGGDPKGDGTGGSQLPDLKAEFNPMPHLRGTVSMARAQSEDSANSQFFIVLLPRMQLDKKYTVFGRVIDGIQYVDAIHEGEPPADPTVILQASIESDGKPPVTVAPTPPAPPVSIIDKPAPKKPAAKKPVAAKSAPKKN, encoded by the coding sequence ATGCGTTTCACTTGCGCGCTCAAGACCGTCGCGATCGGCTTCGCCCTTACCGCGTCCGGCGTGGCCTTTGCCCAAGGCGGGGGCGGCAAGGCCGACGAAATGAAGAAGGCGGAAGCCGCCGTGCGGGCGCAGGATAACGCCAAGTCGCTGGGCACCGACCTGACGCCCAAGCTGCCGCCGGCGACCGTGCCGGCCGATCCGCAGAATATCTGGGATCTGGACCTGTCGAGCGGTGGCCGCGTGCGCATCCAGCTGCGGCCCGACATCGCGCCCACCCATGTCGAGCGGATCAAGGAACTGACGCGCCAGGGCTTTTACAATGGCCTGAAATTCCATCGCGTCATTCCCGGCTTCATGGCGCAGGGCGGCGATCCCAAGGGCGACGGCACCGGCGGTTCGCAGCTGCCCGACCTCAAGGCCGAATTCAATCCGATGCCGCATCTGCGCGGCACCGTGTCGATGGCCCGCGCCCAGAGCGAGGACAGCGCCAACAGCCAGTTCTTCATCGTGCTGCTGCCGCGCATGCAGCTCGACAAGAAATATACCGTCTTCGGCCGCGTGATCGACGGCATCCAATATGTCGACGCGATCCATGAGGGCGAGCCGCCCGCAGACCCCACCGTGATCCTGCAGGCGTCGATCGAAAGCGACGGCAAGCCGCCCGTCACTGTCGCGCCGACCCCGCCTGCGCCGCCGGTGTCGATCATCGACAAGCCCGCGCCCAAGAAGCCCGCCGCCAAGAAGCCGGTGGCCGCAAAGTCCGCAC
- the coaD gene encoding pantetheine-phosphate adenylyltransferase: MSTQRIGVYPGTFDPVTLGHMDIIRRGAKLVDKLVIGVTTNIAKSPMFTDEERLDMVRRECVDIDTEIVVTGFNSLLMDFAELQHASVIIRGLRAVADFEYEYQMAGMNQQINDRIETVFLMADVSLQPIASRLVKEIALYGGPIQKFVSPTVRDEVAARVEKIGRKGGI; this comes from the coding sequence ATGAGCACACAGCGTATCGGCGTCTATCCGGGCACGTTCGATCCCGTGACGTTGGGCCACATGGATATCATCCGGCGCGGCGCGAAGCTGGTCGACAAGCTGGTGATCGGCGTCACCACCAATATCGCCAAATCGCCCATGTTCACCGACGAGGAACGGCTGGATATGGTGCGGCGCGAATGCGTGGACATCGACACCGAAATCGTCGTGACCGGCTTCAATTCGCTGCTGATGGACTTTGCCGAATTGCAGCATGCCAGCGTCATCATCCGGGGCCTGCGCGCCGTCGCGGACTTCGAATATGAATATCAGATGGCGGGCATGAACCAGCAGATCAACGACCGGATCGAAACCGTTTTCCTGATGGCGGACGTGTCGTTGCAGCCGATCGCGTCGCGCTTGGTCAAGGAAATCGCGCTTTATGGCGGGCCGATCCAGAAATTCGTCAGCCCCACCGTGCGCGACGAAGTGGCGGCACGGGTCGAAAAGATCGGGCGCAAGGGCGGGATTTAA
- a CDS encoding polyprenyl synthetase family protein has protein sequence MAGGRTADGGGASATSLVTARASEVAGDIDAAFDRLLAVPPDARARLYEAMRHAAIGGGKRLRPLLVRATSDLFNISRESALWVGVAVECIHVYSLIHDDLPAMDDDDMRRGKPTVHKAYDEATAILAGDCLHDLAFDVLAGEDAHPDPFVRIELVKALATASGPAGMAGGQMMDLEAEKTRFDLATVTRLQNLKTGALIEFCVEAAAIMARLPHEARVGLRGYARDIGLAFQIADDLLDVEGDAALAGKALGKDAAAGKETFLSLLGVERAREQAHLLVAQAKAHLHGYGAEADLLRAIADYIVERDR, from the coding sequence GTGGCGGGGGGCCGCACGGCGGACGGCGGGGGCGCCTCCGCAACTTCGCTGGTGACGGCGCGGGCGAGCGAGGTCGCAGGTGATATCGATGCGGCGTTCGACCGGCTGCTCGCCGTGCCGCCCGACGCGCGCGCGCGGCTGTATGAGGCGATGCGCCATGCCGCGATCGGCGGGGGCAAGCGCTTGCGGCCTTTGCTGGTGCGGGCGACGAGCGACCTGTTCAACATCTCACGCGAATCGGCGCTGTGGGTCGGCGTCGCGGTCGAGTGCATCCATGTCTATTCGCTGATCCATGACGATCTGCCCGCGATGGACGATGACGACATGCGCCGCGGCAAGCCGACCGTGCACAAGGCCTATGACGAAGCCACCGCGATCCTGGCGGGCGATTGCCTGCATGACCTGGCGTTCGACGTGCTGGCGGGGGAGGATGCGCATCCCGACCCGTTCGTGCGGATCGAACTGGTCAAGGCATTGGCGACCGCCAGCGGCCCGGCGGGCATGGCGGGCGGGCAGATGATGGACCTGGAGGCGGAGAAGACCCGTTTCGACCTCGCCACCGTCACGCGGCTCCAGAATCTCAAGACCGGCGCGCTGATCGAATTTTGCGTGGAGGCCGCCGCGATCATGGCGCGCCTGCCGCATGAGGCGCGCGTCGGCCTGCGTGGCTATGCCCGCGACATCGGCCTCGCCTTCCAGATCGCCGACGATCTGCTGGACGTGGAGGGCGACGCGGCGCTGGCGGGCAAGGCGCTGGGCAAGGATGCGGCGGCGGGCAAGGAGACGTTCCTGTCGCTGCTGGGCGTGGAGCGCGCGCGCGAACAGGCGCATCTGCTGGTCGCGCAGGCCAAGGCGCATCTGCATGGCTATGGCGCGGAGGCGGACCTGCTGCGCGCCATAGCCGACTATATCGTGGAGAGGGATCGCTAA
- a CDS encoding exodeoxyribonuclease VII small subunit, translated as MAEDISTPDPATLSFEDALRALETIVRRLESGDVPLDESISLYAKGEELRKRCTERLQAAEARIAKLTVDANGAVTGAQPFGAD; from the coding sequence ATGGCTGAGGATATTTCCACCCCCGATCCCGCAACCCTGTCTTTCGAGGATGCGCTGCGCGCGCTGGAAACGATCGTCCGGCGACTGGAAAGCGGCGACGTGCCGCTCGATGAATCGATCTCGCTCTATGCCAAGGGCGAAGAGCTGCGCAAACGCTGCACCGAACGGTTGCAGGCGGCCGAAGCGCGGATCGCCAAGCTGACGGTCGACGCTAATGGCGCGGTGACCGGCGCCCAACCCTTCGGCGCGGATTGA
- the purL gene encoding phosphoribosylformylglycinamidine synthase subunit PurL: MSNTATQITPEVVAEHGLSPEEYDRVLKAIGREPNLTELGIFSVMWSEHCSYKSSKIHLMKLPTKGPQVICGPGENAGVVDIGDGQAAIFKMESHNHPSYIEPYQGAATGVGGILRDVFTMGARPVANMNALRFGRPDHPKMKHLIAGVVHGIGGYGNCVGVPTVGGEVNFHPAYDGNILVNAMTVGVADTDKIFYSAASGIGNPIVYVGSKTGRDGIHGATMASADFGDDADAKRPTVQVGDPFTEKLLIEACLELMASDAIVAIQDMGAAGLTSSSVEMASKGGVGIQLNMDDVPQRETGMTTYEMMLSELQERMLMVLKPGREDFAEAIFKKWELDFAVIGHVTDTGRMVLIHKGETVCDIPLAPLADDAPLYDRPSMPKDEYKIWSQVQPLGDIAESADIGADLITLMGSPDIASRRWIWEQYDHMVGADTVQRPGSDAAVVRVHGSQKGIAISTDCTPRYCYADPYEGGKQAIAECYRNLSAVGATPLAVTNCLNFANPQRPEIMAQLTGCLEGMGDACRALDFPIVSGNVSLYNESKATGGGSAILPTPAIGGIGLLADVDVMATVAFKQEGDAIWLIGGEGTHLGQSIWLREIAGREAGDAPKVDLTVERANADTVRALVANGTVNAVHDISDGGLIVTIAEMALAGKVGATLDIAMTTASAFGEDQGRYVVTAPAGVDIPSAVKIGTVGGDSVAGVALDTLRTAHEGFFPALMDSEL, translated from the coding sequence ATGTCCAACACCGCCACCCAGATCACCCCGGAAGTCGTCGCCGAACATGGCCTCAGCCCGGAAGAATATGACCGCGTATTGAAGGCGATCGGCCGCGAGCCGAACCTGACGGAACTGGGCATATTCTCGGTCATGTGGTCGGAGCATTGCTCGTACAAATCCTCCAAGATCCACCTGATGAAGCTGCCGACCAAGGGTCCGCAGGTGATTTGCGGCCCCGGCGAAAATGCCGGCGTGGTCGACATCGGTGACGGTCAGGCGGCGATCTTCAAGATGGAGAGCCACAACCACCCGAGCTACATCGAACCTTATCAGGGCGCGGCGACCGGCGTCGGCGGCATCCTGCGCGATGTGTTCACCATGGGCGCGCGTCCGGTCGCGAACATGAACGCGCTGCGCTTCGGCCGCCCCGATCATCCCAAGATGAAGCATCTGATCGCGGGCGTCGTGCATGGCATCGGCGGCTACGGCAATTGCGTGGGCGTGCCGACCGTGGGCGGCGAAGTGAATTTCCACCCCGCCTATGACGGCAATATCCTGGTCAATGCGATGACCGTGGGCGTCGCCGACACCGACAAGATTTTCTATTCCGCCGCCAGCGGCATCGGCAACCCGATCGTCTATGTCGGGTCGAAGACCGGCCGTGACGGCATCCATGGCGCGACGATGGCGAGCGCAGACTTCGGCGACGACGCGGACGCCAAGCGCCCCACCGTGCAGGTCGGCGACCCCTTCACCGAAAAGCTGCTGATCGAAGCCTGCCTGGAACTCATGGCGTCCGACGCGATCGTCGCGATCCAGGATATGGGCGCGGCGGGCCTCACCTCCTCCAGCGTAGAAATGGCGTCGAAGGGCGGCGTCGGCATCCAGCTCAACATGGACGACGTGCCGCAGCGCGAAACCGGCATGACCACCTATGAAATGATGCTCTCCGAATTGCAGGAGCGCATGTTGATGGTCTTGAAGCCCGGCCGCGAGGATTTCGCCGAAGCGATCTTCAAAAAGTGGGAACTGGACTTCGCCGTCATCGGCCATGTCACCGACACCGGCCGCATGGTCCTGATCCACAAGGGCGAAACGGTGTGCGACATCCCGCTCGCCCCGCTGGCCGACGACGCACCGCTCTACGACCGTCCGTCCATGCCGAAGGACGAATATAAGATCTGGTCGCAGGTCCAGCCGCTGGGCGACATCGCCGAAAGCGCGGATATCGGCGCGGACCTCATCACCCTGATGGGCAGCCCCGACATCGCCAGCCGTCGCTGGATCTGGGAACAGTACGACCATATGGTCGGCGCCGACACGGTGCAGCGCCCCGGTAGCGACGCCGCCGTCGTACGCGTCCATGGCAGCCAGAAGGGCATTGCGATCAGCACCGATTGCACGCCGCGCTATTGCTATGCCGACCCCTATGAAGGCGGCAAGCAGGCGATCGCCGAATGCTATCGCAACCTGTCCGCCGTCGGCGCGACGCCGCTGGCGGTCACCAACTGCCTGAACTTCGCCAACCCGCAGCGCCCCGAAATCATGGCGCAGCTGACCGGCTGCCTGGAGGGCATGGGCGACGCCTGCCGCGCGCTCGACTTCCCGATCGTGTCGGGCAATGTCTCGCTCTATAATGAGAGCAAGGCTACCGGCGGCGGCTCGGCGATCCTGCCGACCCCGGCGATCGGCGGCATCGGCCTGCTGGCGGACGTGGACGTGATGGCGACGGTCGCGTTCAAGCAGGAAGGCGACGCGATCTGGCTGATCGGCGGCGAAGGCACCCACCTCGGCCAGTCCATCTGGCTGCGCGAAATCGCAGGCCGCGAGGCGGGCGACGCGCCCAAGGTCGACCTGACCGTCGAACGCGCCAACGCCGACACCGTCCGCGCGCTGGTCGCCAACGGCACGGTCAACGCCGTCCACGACATCAGCGACGGCGGCCTGATCGTCACGATCGCGGAAATGGCCTTGGCGGGCAAGGTCGGCGCGACGCTGGACATCGCGATGACCACCGCATCGGCCTTTGGCGAAGACCAGGGCCGCTATGTCGTCACCGCGCCAGCGGGCGTCGATATCCCGAGCGCCGTGAAGATCGGCACCGTCGGCGGCGACAGCGTCGCAGGCGTGGCGCTCGACACGCTGCGCACCGCGCATGAAGGCTTTTTCCCGGCGCTGATGGACAGCGAACTTTAG
- a CDS encoding GNAT family N-acetyltransferase produces the protein MTTSSFIIRRAEPADAVPLSALKLAAFRETFLDGFAIPYPPADLALFEADSYGAATVARELADPTHATWVAETADGQLLAYAHVGPCKLPHPEASTEQGELYQLYARNAAQGQGVGRALMDVALDWLAAEMPGPVWLGVWSGNDRALAVYEKRGFVKVGGYGFPVGTWTDREYILRRG, from the coding sequence GTGACGACTTCATCCTTCATCATCCGCCGGGCAGAGCCTGCCGATGCCGTGCCGCTCTCCGCCCTCAAGCTGGCGGCGTTTCGCGAGACGTTTCTCGACGGCTTCGCCATTCCCTACCCGCCCGCCGACCTCGCCCTGTTCGAGGCGGACAGCTATGGCGCGGCGACGGTGGCGCGGGAACTGGCCGATCCGACGCATGCGACCTGGGTCGCGGAGACGGCCGATGGGCAGTTGCTGGCCTATGCGCATGTCGGGCCATGCAAATTGCCGCATCCGGAGGCCTCGACGGAGCAAGGGGAGTTGTATCAGTTGTATGCGCGCAATGCCGCGCAGGGGCAGGGCGTCGGCCGGGCGTTGATGGACGTGGCGCTGGACTGGCTGGCGGCGGAAATGCCGGGGCCGGTGTGGCTGGGCGTATGGTCCGGCAACGACCGCGCGCTGGCGGTTTATGAGAAGCGCGGCTTCGTGAAGGTCGGGGGCTATGGCTTTCCGGTCGGGACGTGGACGGACCGGGAGTATATATTGCGGCGGGGTTAG
- a CDS encoding methyltransferase domain-containing protein: MNDRSRQWRKQRISDAFGAAAAHYDGHAGPQRLAATLVADLAYRQKPDGIAHILEIGCGTGFLTRDIQGRWPGVDLMATDISPGMLEQAASNGRVAGRFMTMDGEAPPFEGPWFDLILSSLAFQWFDDLGGAIARLAELLRPGGSLIFSTMGQGSFARWRAAHAECGLVAGVPDYPSLDALRAMLGGHDDAFAFDETYPLACKGARGLIAHLKGIGAVVPQEGRKPLGPGDLRRVMTAFEAEGGTDSYQVLFARITRPGA, from the coding sequence ATGAACGACCGCTCCAGGCAATGGCGCAAGCAACGAATAAGCGACGCCTTCGGCGCGGCGGCGGCGCATTATGATGGGCATGCCGGGCCGCAGCGGCTGGCGGCGACGCTGGTCGCGGACCTCGCCTACAGGCAGAAGCCCGATGGGATCGCGCATATCTTAGAGATCGGGTGTGGCACCGGGTTTCTGACGCGCGACATTCAGGGGCGCTGGCCCGGCGTGGACCTGATGGCCACCGATATTTCGCCCGGCATGCTGGAACAGGCGGCATCGAACGGACGGGTGGCGGGGCGGTTCATGACGATGGATGGCGAAGCGCCACCGTTCGAGGGGCCGTGGTTCGACCTCATCCTGTCGAGCCTGGCCTTTCAGTGGTTCGACGATCTGGGCGGGGCGATCGCCCGGCTGGCGGAGTTGCTGCGGCCCGGCGGCAGCCTGATCTTTTCCACCATGGGGCAGGGGAGTTTCGCGCGCTGGCGCGCGGCGCATGCGGAATGCGGGCTGGTGGCGGGGGTGCCGGACTATCCGTCGCTCGATGCGTTGCGCGCTATGTTGGGCGGGCATGACGACGCCTTTGCCTTTGACGAGACCTATCCGTTGGCCTGCAAGGGCGCGCGCGGGCTGATCGCGCATCTCAAGGGAATCGGGGCGGTGGTGCCCCAGGAGGGACGCAAGCCGCTGGGCCCGGGTGATCTGCGACGGGTGATGACGGCGTTCGAGGCGGAGGGCGGGACCGACAGCTATCAGGTCCTGTTCGCGCGCATCACCCGGCCCGGGGCGTGA
- a CDS encoding DUF418 domain-containing protein yields MTASPRIPAMDVLRGCAVLGILWMNITAFALPQNAYFNPAVAGPPSPADIAAWAVSLIFIDGKMRGLFALLFGASMLLLIDREEMAGRDGRRAQMIRSGWLFVIGCAHFLLLWWGDILRVYALVGLFALLFVGLEPFALVKRALLFFLAQFLLVAAFIASLYLWGHAAAAPGADLPLREGYATFMAALSDPASPTTQAEIATYRSGFGAIIQHKLVGLPGEWLWGFLFTAFETMGFMLLGMAMLKGGFLIGRWDAEQYRRTARHCFLIGVPPMAALALWVAWSGFAPLPAYGVALAWSLPFRIPLTVGWAALILWLVARHRTHPLVDRLAAAGRLALSNYLATSLVMTAIFYGWGLGLFAHLPPALLPLFVLGGWVMMLAWSKPYAARFAMGPVEWLWRSLIHGRPQKIRKSD; encoded by the coding sequence ATGACCGCCTCCCCCCGCATTCCCGCCATGGACGTGCTGCGCGGCTGCGCGGTGCTGGGCATCTTGTGGATGAACATCACCGCCTTCGCCCTGCCGCAAAACGCCTATTTCAACCCGGCGGTCGCGGGGCCGCCATCGCCTGCGGACATCGCCGCCTGGGCAGTCAGCCTGATCTTCATCGATGGCAAGATGCGCGGCCTGTTCGCCCTGCTGTTTGGCGCGTCGATGCTGCTGCTGATCGATCGGGAGGAAATGGCCGGGCGCGACGGGCGACGGGCGCAGATGATCCGCTCGGGCTGGCTGTTCGTCATCGGCTGCGCCCATTTCCTGCTGCTCTGGTGGGGCGACATCCTGCGCGTCTATGCGCTGGTCGGCCTGTTCGCGCTGCTGTTCGTGGGGCTCGAACCCTTCGCGCTGGTGAAGCGCGCGCTGCTCTTCTTCCTGGCGCAGTTCCTGCTGGTCGCGGCCTTCATCGCCAGCCTCTATCTCTGGGGCCATGCCGCCGCCGCACCCGGCGCGGACCTGCCCCTGCGCGAAGGCTATGCGACCTTCATGGCCGCCCTGTCCGATCCCGCCAGCCCCACGACCCAGGCGGAAATCGCCACCTATCGCAGCGGCTTCGGCGCGATCATCCAGCATAAACTGGTCGGCCTGCCCGGCGAATGGCTCTGGGGATTCCTGTTCACCGCGTTCGAGACGATGGGTTTCATGCTGCTGGGCATGGCGATGCTCAAGGGCGGCTTCCTCATCGGCCGTTGGGATGCGGAGCAATATCGGCGCACCGCCCGCCATTGCTTCCTGATCGGCGTCCCGCCCATGGCCGCGCTGGCGCTGTGGGTGGCATGGAGCGGCTTCGCCCCGCTGCCCGCCTATGGCGTCGCGCTCGCCTGGTCGCTCCCATTCCGCATTCCTTTGACGGTGGGCTGGGCCGCGCTCATCCTCTGGCTGGTGGCCCGCCATCGCACCCACCCGCTGGTCGATCGGCTGGCGGCGGCCGGGCGACTGGCGCTCAGCAACTATCTCGCCACCAGCCTGGTCATGACCGCGATCTTCTACGGCTGGGGCCTCGGCCTGTTCGCGCATTTGCCCCCGGCGCTGCTGCCGCTGTTCGTGCTGGGCGGCTGGGTGATGATGCTGGCCTGGTCGAAACCCTATGCCGCCCGATTCGCCATGGGTCCGGTCGAATGGCTGTGGCGCAGCCTGATCCACGGTCGGCCGCAAAAGATTCGCAAAAGCGATTGA
- a CDS encoding (2Fe-2S)-binding protein, with amino-acid sequence MVVCICNAIREKDLREAARNGADTPCSAYAQYGRRPKCGQCVPFARTIIAAERASA; translated from the coding sequence ATGGTCGTCTGCATCTGTAATGCGATTCGTGAAAAAGACCTGCGGGAAGCGGCGCGCAATGGCGCCGACACGCCGTGCAGCGCCTATGCCCAATATGGCCGCCGCCCCAAATGCGGCCAGTGCGTCCCCTTCGCCCGGACCATCATCGCCGCAGAGCGCGCGTCGGCCTGA
- the bfr gene encoding bacterioferritin: MKGDAKVIEYLNEVLKNELTAINQYFLHYRMLNHWGIEKLAKFEYEESIDEMKHADKVAERILFLDGLPNFQLLGRLKIGETVEEILKSDLELEYEALPVLRDAIAYCESIRDFVSRDLFQYILESEEEHVDTLETQFEMIERMGIQNYVQLQSKAKED, from the coding sequence ATGAAAGGCGACGCCAAGGTCATCGAATATCTGAACGAGGTGCTCAAGAACGAGCTGACCGCGATCAACCAATATTTCCTCCACTATCGCATGCTCAACCATTGGGGCATCGAGAAGCTGGCCAAGTTCGAATATGAAGAATCCATCGACGAGATGAAGCATGCGGACAAGGTGGCGGAACGCATCCTCTTCCTCGACGGCCTGCCCAATTTTCAGCTGCTCGGTCGCCTCAAGATCGGCGAGACGGTGGAGGAGATTCTCAAGTCCGACCTCGAACTGGAATATGAAGCGCTGCCCGTGCTGCGCGACGCGATTGCCTATTGCGAAAGCATCCGCGACTTCGTCAGCCGCGACCTGTTCCAATATATCCTCGAAAGCGAGGAAGAACATGTCGATACGCTGGAAACCCAGTTCGAAATGATCGAGCGCATGGGCATCCAGAACTATGTCCAGTTGCAGAGCAAGGCGAAGGAAGACTGA
- a CDS encoding (deoxy)nucleoside triphosphate pyrophosphohydrolase — MLSNSPLLVVAVALVDADGRVLLQERPPGKAMAGLWEFPGGKVEPGETPEAALIRELEEELGIETHASCLAPATFASEALGDRHLLLLLYVCRKWTGIAQARHATALQWLRPAQMYALDMPPADLPLIGLLEALL, encoded by the coding sequence ATGCTCTCAAACTCTCCCCTGCTGGTGGTCGCCGTGGCCTTGGTCGACGCCGACGGCCGCGTGTTGTTGCAGGAGCGTCCGCCGGGCAAGGCGATGGCGGGCCTGTGGGAGTTCCCCGGCGGCAAGGTGGAGCCGGGCGAGACGCCGGAAGCGGCGCTGATCCGCGAACTGGAAGAGGAACTAGGGATCGAGACCCATGCCAGTTGTCTGGCGCCCGCGACCTTTGCGAGCGAGGCGCTGGGCGACCGGCATTTGCTGCTGCTGCTTTACGTCTGCCGGAAATGGACGGGGATAGCGCAGGCGCGGCATGCGACAGCGCTGCAATGGCTGCGCCCCGCGCAAATGTATGCGCTCGACATGCCGCCTGCGGACCTGCCGCTGATCGGACTGCTTGAAGCACTGTTGTAA
- a CDS encoding Flp family type IVb pilin, translating to MRALLEMLARSGLLRCERGATAVEYGLIIAMIVLAMIVALNNVANKTTGMWNNVANEVTKH from the coding sequence ATGCGCGCGCTGCTTGAAATGCTGGCCCGATCGGGGCTGCTGCGCTGCGAGCGCGGCGCGACTGCGGTCGAATATGGGCTGATTATCGCGATGATCGTGCTCGCCATGATCGTCGCTCTGAACAACGTCGCCAACAAGACGACCGGCATGTGGAACAACGTCGCAAACGAAGTAACCAAGCATTAA
- a CDS encoding Flp family type IVb pilin — translation MKFVRKMLKNEKGATAIEYGLIAALIAVAAIGAMTSLGTKLGGTFNNVSGNLK, via the coding sequence ATGAAGTTCGTCCGTAAGATGCTGAAGAATGAAAAGGGTGCCACCGCGATCGAATACGGCCTGATCGCCGCTCTGATCGCCGTCGCTGCCATCGGCGCGATGACCAGCCTGGGCACCAAGCTCGGCGGCACCTTCAACAATGTTTCGGGCAACCTGAAGTAA
- a CDS encoding M48 family metalloprotease, protein MNWKMKLGCTSAALVAVASAPVVIGQQRAIRTVSSISAQDKASGAKQHPELLNEFGGAYVGPQAKYVEGVGRRIAVQSGLSNAQGDFTVTLLNSPVNNAFAIPGGYVYVTRQLMALMNDEAELAGVLGHEVGHVAAQHGQRRQKTAQRNAVGGALLGALAGALLGDSGLAGLVEKGIGTGSQLLTLKFSRSQEYEADDLGIRYLASGGYDPRALSDMLASLAAQSDLDAQVAGNARSMPEWASTHPDPGARVQRAADGAAATRVTSTVRNRDAFLNALDGVLYGDDPKQGVIDGNRFRHPDLRLSFAAPSGFAMENSAAAVSITGSGGQAQFSAAPYSGNLATYINGVFAKMGGGQGGVPEGDVNRTTVNGLPAAYRTVRASTQSSQVDATVFAYDFGGGKAYHFLLLTPAGQGVGPFTPMLQSMQRLSAQDAAAIKPRRVDVVAVKAGDTVQSLAKRMAYTDFPLERFLTINALSPNATLRPGQRVKIVTW, encoded by the coding sequence ATGAACTGGAAGATGAAGCTGGGCTGCACGAGTGCGGCGCTGGTAGCGGTGGCAAGCGCGCCCGTGGTGATCGGGCAGCAGCGGGCTATTCGCACCGTGTCCTCGATCAGCGCGCAGGACAAGGCGAGCGGCGCGAAGCAGCATCCCGAACTGCTCAATGAATTTGGCGGCGCCTATGTGGGGCCACAGGCTAAATATGTCGAAGGCGTGGGCCGTCGCATCGCCGTGCAGTCCGGCCTGTCCAATGCGCAGGGCGACTTCACCGTGACCCTTCTCAATTCGCCGGTGAATAACGCATTCGCGATTCCGGGTGGCTATGTCTATGTCACCCGCCAGTTGATGGCGCTGATGAACGACGAGGCGGAACTGGCCGGTGTGCTGGGTCATGAAGTGGGCCATGTCGCGGCCCAGCATGGCCAGCGGCGGCAGAAGACGGCGCAGCGCAATGCCGTGGGCGGCGCGCTGCTGGGCGCGCTGGCCGGGGCGCTGCTGGGCGATTCGGGGCTGGCGGGACTGGTGGAGAAGGGCATCGGCACCGGCAGCCAGTTGCTGACGCTCAAATTCTCCCGCAGCCAGGAATATGAAGCCGACGATCTGGGCATCCGTTACCTGGCGAGCGGCGGCTATGATCCGCGCGCCCTGTCGGACATGTTGGCGTCGCTGGCCGCGCAGAGCGATCTGGATGCGCAGGTGGCGGGGAATGCGCGGTCGATGCCCGAATGGGCGAGCACCCACCCCGATCCGGGCGCGCGGGTCCAGCGGGCGGCGGACGGCGCTGCTGCAACGCGCGTCACCAGCACGGTGCGCAATCGCGATGCGTTCCTCAACGCCTTGGATGGCGTGCTCTATGGCGACGATCCCAAACAGGGCGTGATAGACGGCAACCGCTTCCGCCATCCCGACCTGCGGCTGAGCTTTGCTGCGCCCAGCGGATTCGCCATGGAAAACAGCGCGGCGGCGGTGTCGATCACCGGGTCGGGCGGGCAGGCGCAGTTTAGCGCGGCACCCTATTCGGGTAATCTGGCGACCTATATCAACGGCGTCTTCGCCAAGATGGGCGGGGGACAGGGCGGCGTGCCGGAGGGGGACGTCAATCGCACGACCGTCAACGGCCTGCCTGCCGCCTATCGCACGGTTCGCGCCTCCACCCAGTCGAGCCAGGTCGATGCGACCGTCTTCGCCTATGATTTCGGGGGCGGGAAAGCCTATCATTTCCTGTTGCTGACGCCGGCGGGGCAGGGGGTCGGCCCGTTTACGCCGATGCTCCAGTCGATGCAGCGGCTGAGCGCGCAGGACGCCGCGGCGATCAAGCCGCGCCGGGTCGATGTGGTCGCCGTCAAGGCGGGCGACACGGTCCAGTCGCTGGCCAAGCGCATGGCCTATACCGATTTTCCGCTGGAGCGGTTCCTGACCATCAACGCGCTCAGCCCCAATGCGACGCTGCGGCCGGGCCAGCGGGTGAAGATCGTCACCTGGTGA